A segment of the Fibrobacter succinogenes subsp. succinogenes S85 genome:
TGCGTCGGCAAATGCCATTCCACAGGACATGATTCAAGCGCAGCCTTCCAAGCATAGAGACGGCCATTTTTATAGCAATTACTTACAAAGCCATCATAGCATGTACTATTCGCCATTTCATAATTCAAGTTTTCAGACATCCAGGTTTGAGAACCTATCGTTACGATCTTGTAAATTTGACCATCACGTGAGTCCATCATGTGCATCCCGGAATCCGCTATAGAATCAGCAGATTCACGACTAGGCGACAAATCATTACCTGATGTTGCATTTACTTCATTAGATTCAGGTTTCGTCCCGCCACAAGCGACAAGGATCAAAAACAAAACTGCACCAGCAACAGTAAAAAATTTTTCTTTCATATTCCACCACCTATCTAATCAGAATCTTTAACGCAACGGACCGAACGTCTAGAGTAATTGTCATAATTCTTATTAAAGTAAATGGTATAACTATATTTAGCAACTAGATATATGTAATACGCATTACGATCTTCTTTTGAAGCGGTCCAGAATACAGCACCCTCCCCTTCGGAACCGAATTCGCTACGCTCTCCCCAGCTAGCAACAGGAAGTGCGGAAAAGTCGTAATCATCCGAGCCATTACCATTCGCCCAGCACCAGTTTTTGCAAGTTTTCCAGCCGCTTTTAGATTTTAAATATTTACTGGCCGTAGGTCGTCCGCCCACCGAAGCGAATAAAGTATTCCATTCGGTTGTATCGGGCAGATGCCAGCCTGCAGGGCAAGCTTTCTCCGCATCAATCCATGTATAAAAATGACCGTATTTAGAGCAGTTGTGGTAATCATTTTTGTAGCAACGGCTGTCATTTGTTTCATAGTTCAAATTTTGAGCCATCCAAGTCTGTGAACCAATTTTTACGGTTTTGTAAACTTGACCATCGCGATTGTCAACAAGAGAATCTTTAACAACGCTCGACACAGGAACCGTTGCAGATGAGGTCTTATTTTGCAGAGGCTTGTTCTTTACGCAACGAACAGAAATTGCATCATAATCTCTTCCAACAGCAAAGTATGCCCGTTTTGTTCCACTCTCCATTATTAAATAGGCATTGCTAAAACTAGGATTAACAGAGACAGACCAAAAATAAGCTTTCTCCCCCACCCCCTGATGGACATCCGGGCTTTGAATCACCTCAGAATAGTAATTGGATGTTCCTGCAGGCAATGCCGAAAAGCCATATTCATCCGTACCGTTTCCATTGCCAAGCCAACCACTTTTAGACTTGAGTTTTTCTCCCGCCCCTAAGAATCCGTCATACTTTCGATATTTTGCACCAATTGTAGCAAATAAAGTATTCCAATCTTCTTCAGTCGGCAAATGCCAATCAGCAGGACAAGCATTATATGCCTCGCCCCATTCATAAAGGCGACCATATTTTGCACAACTGTCAGGGTCTTTATGGCAAGTGCTAAATTCAGTTTTATACTTGAGATTTTCAGCCATCCAAGTCTGTTCCCCTATAGTAACGGTCCTGTAAGTTTGTCCGTCACGACGGTCTATAAGGAAATTCCCGCTCGAAAAAGGAGCAACAACTGAAGATACGGAAGGCAAAGAGTCTGCATCACTCTTTAAGTTTTCTTCTTCAGCATCATCCTCAACACAACGGACCGACATTCCGTCATTTTTATAATCGCCACCGCAGTGTTCAAAATCAGGATATTCCTTATCAGCACGGAGGCTCATATAATTTGGAGAACTTTTGTAATAGCCCGTAGAGCTCCAGAACATTGCAGACTCACCAATACCCTTGCCACCATCTTTATTCCAATGTCCCGCAGGAAGTGCAGAAAATCCAAAATAATCATAGCCATTTCCTGCACTTCTACAAACTCTTTCAAAGGGTCTATGGTCATAATCGCACCTTGTCCAACCAGTCTCAGACTTTAAAGCCAACCCCGAAGTCGTTCCCGGTTTCACAGTTTCAAACAACGTTTCCCATTCTGTTTCCGTCGGTATATGCCAACCCTTAGGGCAAACGCCACGTAACGGGAATTTCGGAGGACAAGGTTTACAATAGCCGCAATCTTCATCATCATCTTTATACAAGCGAACGCTATCTAAAGCAGCCGTCCACAAATAAAGGCGTCCGTATTTGGTACAGTTGCTATCCGCATTGTTATAGCAGAAACTATTCGGCGATTTGAATCTCAAATTTTCGGCCATCCAGTTTTGTGAGCCAATCTTCACCGTCTTATAAGTTTGTCCATCACGATGATCAACGAGCGTTCCTATAGCAAGATCTTTGATGCAACGAACAGATGCTCCAAGTTTTGATAATTCCACCATCATTTTTATTCGAGGGCTATAGTAGTTGAAAAATACGCCATATTCATCAGATGTCCAGAACAAAGAATATAAGCCAT
Coding sequences within it:
- a CDS encoding fibrobacter succinogenes major paralogous domain-containing protein, which codes for MSKRVAFLFVASTLVLALLAACGSTRNSSVDAENPLRDGVKYGTMTDNRDGQIYKIVKIGSQIWMAENLNYETKDRAVDMDLDLLGPRAHKFHRSLRKQKPKKASRKSEVSYCYDDHPINCLRYGRLYPWSSAVEVCPAGWHLPDTTEWNTLFATVGGAESAGMALKFTDGWRNDGNGTDEYGFSALPVGFLYELDPQSNPNEYASFWSSTDVPKKGAYGMFLNYYSNGAKLGMDSYDVALSVRCLKGSKLSSSSSATATSSSSSQETSVGADSSVATETGTMVDSRDGQTYKTLKVGSWTWMAENLKYKTSDSYCFGDKDENCEKYGRLYKLDAMKDTSSLNLKQNVCPVGWHLPSQWEWDRLIDAVGGTLLAGKRLKKLMGWFGDSAKADDGVGFSVLPAGIRFSDGGYSRDGLYSLFWTSDEYGVFFNYYSPRIKMMVELSKLGASVRCIKDLAIGTLVDHRDGQTYKTVKIGSQNWMAENLRFKSPNSFCYNNADSNCTKYGRLYLWTAALDSVRLYKDDDEDCGYCKPCPPKFPLRGVCPKGWHIPTETEWETLFETVKPGTTSGLALKSETGWTRCDYDHRPFERVCRSAGNGYDYFGFSALPAGHWNKDGGKGIGESAMFWSSTGYYKSSPNYMSLRADKEYPDFEHCGGDYKNDGMSVRCVEDDAEEENLKSDADSLPSVSSVVAPFSSGNFLIDRRDGQTYRTVTIGEQTWMAENLKYKTEFSTCHKDPDSCAKYGRLYEWGEAYNACPADWHLPTEEDWNTLFATIGAKYRKYDGFLGAGEKLKSKSGWLGNGNGTDEYGFSALPAGTSNYYSEVIQSPDVHQGVGEKAYFWSVSVNPSFSNAYLIMESGTKRAYFAVGRDYDAISVRCVKNKPLQNKTSSATVPVSSVVKDSLVDNRDGQVYKTVKIGSQTWMAQNLNYETNDSRCYKNDYHNCSKYGHFYTWIDAEKACPAGWHLPDTTEWNTLFASVGGRPTASKYLKSKSGWKTCKNWCWANGNGSDDYDFSALPVASWGERSEFGSEGEGAVFWTASKEDRNAYYIYLVAKYSYTIYFNKNYDNYSRRSVRCVKDSD